The region AAACAGATTAAACCCATGTTTAGTGGCTGAAAGCATTTTAATCCACGTGTTCTGGTCAAACACTCAACTGAAACTGACAAAAGGAAATGTATGGTCAAACAAtccatatttcattttttgctGGGGGAAAAGTCATGCATTTCCATAGTACTGGATGGCTTCACTATTACACCTTGCCATCTGGTGCTACAGCCAGACAGAAATACCACAGATACATTTCACAATAAATACAGCCTGAAATATATACATCCCACATTTGTCAACTTGATTTATtttgctcctcctcttcatctgaAAGCAAGCCAGGTAAATGCTCATACAGCTCCTTCTTCAGCTGTTCGTCAATGTTCGTCTCACTTCTCAGTGCACACCACAGAAGGAAGCAGGTGGCAAACAGGCTGATGGGGAGGACCTTCCACCAGGGCCTCTCAAACTGGCTCCCCATGGAGCGCTCAACTTTCCAGGTTCTGTG is a window of Siniperca chuatsi isolate FFG_IHB_CAS linkage group LG20, ASM2008510v1, whole genome shotgun sequence DNA encoding:
- the lg20h16orf91 gene encoding protein CCSMST1 isoform X1; this encodes MSPTAGRVFTGLTRVAFSRGIFIHNATSTVSRLNSVRPLALSSQRSARSTDDDKEVNNEPIKFSTSKASHRTWKVERSMGSQFERPWWKVLPISLFATCFLLWCALRSETNIDEQLKKELYEHLPGLLSDEEEEQNKSS
- the lg20h16orf91 gene encoding protein CCSMST1 isoform X2; this translates as MSPTAGRVFTGLTRVAFSRGIFIHNATSTVRLNSVRPLALSSQRSARSTDDDKEVNNEPIKFSTSKASHRTWKVERSMGSQFERPWWKVLPISLFATCFLLWCALRSETNIDEQLKKELYEHLPGLLSDEEEEQNKSS